A part of Acidaminococcales bacterium genomic DNA contains:
- the rsfS gene encoding ribosome silencing factor: MDTIAMAKIAALAADEKKARDILTLDIRNLTTIADYFVICGAGSFAQAQAIADNIEEKMRSAGHDLLHAEGRGRGQGNWILLDYGGLVAHVFREEDRRFYNLEQLWGDAPVVRTAGL; encoded by the coding sequence TTGGACACTATTGCTATGGCAAAAATCGCCGCGCTGGCGGCGGATGAGAAAAAAGCCAGGGACATACTGACTTTGGATATCAGAAATTTGACAACCATCGCGGATTATTTTGTTATATGCGGCGCCGGCAGTTTTGCGCAGGCCCAAGCCATAGCGGACAATATTGAGGAGAAAATGCGCTCCGCCGGGCATGATCTTCTCCACGCCGAGGGGCGCGGACGCGGACAGGGCAACTGGATATTGCTTGATTACGGCGGCCTGGTGGCGCATGTGTTCCGGGAAGAAGACCGCCGTTTTTATAACCTTGAACAGCTTTGGGGGGACGCGCCGGTTGTGCGGACGGCGGGGCTATGA
- a CDS encoding RNA-binding protein, protein MNKGGFAPGGEYTLKVARISDLGAFLDAGTGSSSDDILLHKAQQTASVSLGEDVRVSLYRDPKGRLAASMRLPGLKEGEVGLAEVMSMTKHGGFVDIGAERGVFLPFRQMRGRVSVGQKIWVKPYRDKSGRQAVTMLVEDEIRQSAQPAAGAKIGDTAVGRVYNQLDSGWLLFTADKHIAFLHRDERPGAPPAMGEEISGRVTFVRPDGRLNISQKQIKEVAMKTDAQKIEGFLVACGRRMPYGDDTPPEIVREKFGLSKAAFKRALGQLMKQGRARQEKGWTVLVGGGEAANSHDAKGCVDHVFQDKQRA, encoded by the coding sequence ATGAACAAAGGGGGATTTGCGCCGGGCGGAGAATATACGCTGAAAGTCGCCCGGATCAGCGACCTGGGCGCTTTCTTGGATGCCGGCACGGGCAGCTCTTCCGACGACATACTGCTTCATAAAGCGCAGCAAACGGCAAGCGTGTCTTTAGGCGAGGATGTAAGGGTCAGCCTGTACCGCGACCCCAAAGGCCGCCTGGCCGCCAGCATGAGGCTGCCCGGGCTGAAAGAGGGCGAAGTCGGCCTGGCGGAGGTCATGAGCATGACCAAGCATGGAGGCTTCGTCGACATAGGCGCGGAAAGGGGCGTTTTTCTGCCTTTCCGCCAAATGCGCGGCCGGGTGTCCGTCGGGCAGAAAATATGGGTAAAACCCTACCGCGACAAATCAGGCCGCCAAGCGGTAACCATGCTGGTCGAGGACGAGATCAGGCAAAGCGCGCAACCGGCCGCAGGCGCAAAGATCGGCGACACGGCCGTGGGGCGGGTTTACAACCAGCTTGACAGCGGGTGGCTGCTTTTCACCGCCGACAAGCATATCGCTTTCCTGCACCGGGACGAGCGTCCGGGCGCGCCGCCCGCGATGGGCGAGGAAATTTCCGGGCGGGTAACTTTCGTGCGCCCGGACGGGCGCCTGAACATATCGCAAAAACAAATAAAAGAAGTGGCCATGAAAACCGACGCGCAAAAAATAGAAGGGTTCCTTGTTGCGTGCGGCCGGCGCATGCCTTACGGCGACGATACGCCGCCGGAAATCGTCAGGGAAAAATTCGGCCTGAGCAAGGCGGCCTTCAAACGCGCGCTGGGGCAGCTCATGAAACAGGGACGGGCGCGGCAGGAAAAAGGCTGGACGGTTTTAGTGGGCGGCGGGGAAGCCGCCAATAGTCATGATGCGAAAGGATGCGTTGACCATGTTTTTCAGGACAAGCAAAGAGCATGA
- a CDS encoding electron transfer flavoprotein subunit alpha/FixB family protein → MVIAAHIIGKPPKTEPAIGKKEATATGPRKNIILKGAPAEELAKELAKRLKADGCEFNASADIDAPIAGAERVVAVGKGIGDAKNLELARKLAARAGAALGSSRPVAESLRYLPLDRYIGMSGQIFSGKLYIACGISGAIQHLKGIKDAGIIVAVNNDPDAPIFKNCDYGIVGDLTEVLPLLTAALS, encoded by the coding sequence ATGGTGATCGCCGCCCACATCATCGGCAAACCGCCCAAAACCGAGCCGGCCATCGGCAAAAAAGAAGCGACGGCGACCGGCCCTCGCAAAAACATTATCTTAAAAGGCGCTCCGGCGGAGGAACTGGCCAAGGAACTGGCGAAACGGCTCAAAGCGGACGGGTGCGAATTTAATGCAAGCGCCGATATTGACGCGCCCATTGCCGGGGCGGAGCGGGTAGTCGCCGTGGGCAAGGGCATCGGCGACGCGAAAAATCTTGAACTGGCGAGAAAGCTGGCCGCGCGTGCCGGCGCCGCCCTGGGCTCCTCCCGCCCGGTGGCCGAATCGCTCCGCTACTTGCCGCTTGACCGTTATATTGGCATGTCCGGGCAGATCTTCAGCGGCAAATTGTATATAGCCTGCGGCATTTCCGGTGCCATACAGCACTTAAAAGGCATAAAAGACGCCGGCATCATCGTGGCCGTCAATAACGATCCCGACGCGCCTATTTTCAAAAATTGCGACTACGGAATAGTCGGCGACCTGACAGAAGTGCTGCCGCTGCTTACCGCCGCGCTGTCCTGA
- the rsmA gene encoding 16S rRNA (adenine(1518)-N(6)/adenine(1519)-N(6))-dimethyltransferase RsmA, giving the protein MKARLANSGEIQQTLRRHGLRADKKLGQNFLSDQTALQNIVAAAQPQPDDLILEIGPGLGGLSRHLARSGCKKVLAVELDRRFAPLLSKLEQEYACFEVIYQDILKADLEKATNGEPFKVVANLPYYITTPVLMRFLESGLAWERLVVMVQGEVAGRMVSPPGGRSYGALSVAVQYRSDARIVLAVPPDAFVPPPAVESAVVVCQKRPAALNVGNETLFFQIVRAAFSQRRKIAANSLRNMGLTPEQTAAWLKAAGIDGQRRAETLSLEDFARLENTFAKWR; this is encoded by the coding sequence GTGAAGGCGCGTTTGGCAAACAGCGGCGAAATCCAGCAAACTTTGCGGCGGCATGGGCTTCGGGCGGACAAAAAACTTGGCCAGAATTTTCTTTCCGACCAAACGGCCCTGCAAAATATCGTTGCCGCCGCGCAGCCGCAGCCCGATGACCTCATTCTGGAAATAGGGCCGGGGCTGGGCGGATTGTCCCGCCATCTGGCGCGAAGCGGCTGCAAAAAAGTGCTGGCGGTGGAGCTTGACCGCCGCTTCGCGCCCCTTTTGTCCAAACTGGAACAAGAATACGCTTGCTTTGAGGTGATTTACCAGGACATATTAAAGGCCGACCTGGAAAAAGCCACCAACGGAGAGCCCTTCAAAGTAGTAGCCAATCTCCCCTATTATATAACCACTCCCGTCCTCATGCGCTTTCTGGAGAGCGGCCTGGCTTGGGAACGCTTGGTGGTAATGGTGCAGGGCGAGGTCGCCGGGCGGATGGTCAGCCCGCCCGGCGGCAGGTCATACGGCGCGCTGTCGGTGGCCGTGCAGTACCGTTCGGACGCGCGGATTGTGCTGGCCGTGCCGCCGGACGCTTTCGTCCCGCCGCCGGCCGTGGAATCGGCGGTCGTCGTTTGCCAAAAGCGCCCGGCGGCGCTGAACGTCGGCAACGAGACATTGTTTTTCCAAATAGTGCGGGCGGCTTTTTCCCAGCGCCGCAAAATCGCCGCCAATTCTTTGCGGAACATGGGCCTTACGCCGGAACAAACCGCCGCCTGGCTCAAAGCCGCCGGCATAGACGGGCAAAGGCGGGCGGAAACCCTCTCCTTGGAAGATTTCGCCCGCCTTGAAAACACTTTCGCGAAGTGGCGGTAA
- the rnmV gene encoding ribonuclease M5 produces MKAMLKEVIVVEGKNDRAAVLRALDAEVLITGGFSLNGAAMEKIRIAYEKRGIIILTDPDGAGERIRKKLTAKFPNAGQAFVAKEDATAAGDVGVERASAKTILAALAKTRTHTQAKGTLFSMADIFAHNLTGTENAAQRRAALGKALGIGYANAKVFLYRLNNYGIALKEFEQALAALKE; encoded by the coding sequence ATGAAGGCCATGCTTAAAGAAGTGATCGTAGTCGAGGGGAAAAACGACCGGGCGGCGGTACTGCGCGCGCTGGACGCGGAAGTGCTCATAACCGGCGGGTTTTCCTTGAACGGGGCGGCAATGGAAAAAATACGGATAGCTTACGAAAAACGCGGCATAATCATACTGACCGACCCGGATGGCGCCGGCGAGCGGATCAGAAAAAAACTTACCGCAAAATTCCCCAACGCCGGCCAGGCTTTTGTCGCCAAAGAAGACGCCACGGCGGCGGGCGACGTCGGCGTGGAACGCGCTTCGGCAAAAACCATTCTGGCCGCCCTGGCGAAAACGCGCACGCATACGCAGGCCAAAGGGACGCTTTTTTCCATGGCGGACATCTTCGCGCACAATTTGACCGGAACGGAAAACGCGGCGCAAAGGCGCGCCGCCTTAGGCAAAGCGCTGGGCATCGGCTACGCCAACGCCAAGGTTTTTTTGTATAGGCTGAACAATTACGGCATCGCCTTAAAAGAATTTGAGCAGGCGCTGGCCGCCCTGAAGGAGTAA
- a CDS encoding G5 domain-containing protein has product MQKIASMRYFKTTCIVIASIAAAAFFALQKEEYSVRADGREKTVAVYRWQTIPDIIKAAGFTVGEGDAFILPKGNVVELARAVDIVVFADGGRQVIRTGQATLEKALAKAGVRLRGREIFPSGGAKPADGMNVVLLRSNEKILEDVQQIPYKVVEKYDDRMELGEKAVLKAGVNGKKKILTKITARPGGGTEKEVLAETIVEIPQEQLVAVGDANIVQTSRGQLRFIKTLDMEATAYTPWDEGCTGITKTGIPARYGVAAVDPGVIKLGTRLYVAGYGQAIAADIGGAIVGNRIDLCMESTAQAIKFGRRRVKVYILE; this is encoded by the coding sequence ATGCAAAAGATTGCCTCTATGCGTTATTTCAAAACAACCTGCATAGTTATAGCTTCTATCGCGGCGGCCGCCTTTTTTGCCCTGCAAAAAGAAGAATATTCCGTACGGGCGGACGGCCGGGAAAAAACGGTGGCCGTTTACCGCTGGCAAACGATTCCCGACATAATAAAAGCGGCGGGCTTCACCGTAGGCGAAGGCGACGCTTTCATCCTGCCCAAGGGCAATGTCGTTGAGCTTGCGCGCGCCGTGGACATAGTGGTTTTCGCCGACGGCGGGCGCCAAGTCATCCGGACCGGGCAGGCGACCCTGGAAAAAGCTCTGGCGAAAGCCGGCGTCAGACTAAGGGGCAGGGAAATCTTCCCCTCCGGCGGCGCAAAGCCGGCGGATGGCATGAACGTGGTGCTTTTGCGCTCGAACGAGAAAATCTTGGAAGATGTACAGCAAATACCCTATAAAGTTGTGGAAAAATACGACGACCGCATGGAACTCGGCGAAAAAGCCGTATTAAAAGCGGGCGTCAACGGCAAAAAAAAGATTTTGACCAAAATAACCGCCCGGCCCGGCGGCGGGACGGAAAAGGAAGTCCTGGCGGAGACCATTGTGGAAATACCGCAGGAGCAGCTGGTAGCGGTGGGCGATGCCAATATCGTCCAAACTTCGCGCGGGCAGTTGCGCTTTATCAAAACGCTGGACATGGAAGCCACCGCTTACACGCCCTGGGACGAGGGCTGCACCGGCATAACCAAAACGGGGATACCGGCGCGCTACGGGGTAGCGGCGGTTGACCCCGGCGTCATAAAGTTAGGGACGCGCCTTTACGTTGCCGGCTACGGGCAGGCCATCGCCGCCGACATCGGCGGCGCCATCGTCGGCAACCGGATAGATTTGTGCATGGAAAGCACCGCGCAGGCGATAAAATTCGGGCGCCGGAGAGTGAAGGTCTATATTTTGGAATAA
- a CDS encoding D-sedoheptulose 7-phosphate isomerase, with protein sequence MRVDIEKQIAEHQKVMTLLKKTLAGEIEAAARIAAGALKKGNKLLFCGNGGSAADCQHLAAEFVGRFRKERKGLPAVALTTDTSILTAVGNDYGFERIFSRQVEALGVEGDVLFAFSTSGDSPNVLLAAEAARKKGLRVVALTGGNGGKLKAAGEICLNVPASATARVQEGHMLIGHIICALLDDY encoded by the coding sequence ATGCGTGTTGACATAGAAAAGCAAATTGCCGAACACCAAAAAGTAATGACGCTGCTAAAAAAAACGCTGGCCGGGGAAATAGAGGCGGCCGCCCGGATAGCCGCCGGGGCGCTTAAAAAAGGCAACAAGCTCCTCTTTTGCGGCAACGGCGGCAGCGCCGCCGACTGCCAGCATTTGGCGGCCGAATTTGTGGGGCGTTTCCGCAAGGAGCGCAAAGGCCTGCCCGCCGTGGCCCTGACCACGGATACTTCCATCCTGACGGCGGTAGGCAACGACTATGGTTTTGAACGGATTTTTTCGAGGCAGGTGGAGGCACTGGGCGTAGAAGGGGACGTGCTTTTCGCCTTTTCCACCTCCGGCGACAGCCCCAATGTCCTCCTGGCCGCGGAAGCGGCGCGGAAAAAGGGACTGCGCGTCGTTGCCCTGACGGGCGGGAACGGCGGCAAGTTGAAGGCGGCCGGCGAAATATGCCTGAACGTGCCGGCGTCTGCCACCGCGCGGGTGCAGGAAGGGCACATGCTGATAGGGCATATAATTTGCGCCCTGCTGGACGATTATTGA
- the rfaE1 gene encoding D-glycero-beta-D-manno-heptose-7-phosphate kinase, which yields MKDKETIWEFLTQKAGRLKIAVIGDLMLDCYYYGSVGRISPEAPVPVNKVLRDARNLGGAGNVAANLARLGASVYMCGVTGQDENGTKLLSLLDANNIEKSGVLCGNGRKTTAKLRVIAAGQQMLRLDFEETQDLGAEEEAKLLGWFDRLLADGVDGVIISDYAKGLCTPSFCRQAITRAAKRKVAVLVDPKGYSWEKYAGADFITPNVKELGEATGKNLENLTEAVSAAAAEAINKYKVKSVLVTRSEKGMTFVAAKESFTVSATAREVYDVSGAGDTAAAVLLLAAAGGLTAKQSAFLANEAAGVVVGRAGTYAISRDELLGALASQRYKMEGSRPLTWAEAEKAVDAWRRAGERIVFTNGCFDILHAGHVVYLEKAARLGERLVVGLNSDSSVRKLKGKARPLVAENDRARLLLALSCVSAVVVFPEDTPAKLLERLRPDILAKGGDYRPEELAGREYAKETRIIDFEEGYSTTGLIEKIAGLVREGNL from the coding sequence ATGAAAGACAAAGAAACAATATGGGAATTTTTGACGCAAAAGGCCGGCCGGCTGAAAATAGCGGTCATAGGCGATCTTATGCTTGACTGTTATTATTACGGCAGCGTAGGGCGCATATCGCCGGAGGCGCCCGTGCCTGTCAACAAAGTCCTGCGCGACGCCCGCAACCTTGGCGGCGCGGGCAACGTGGCCGCCAATCTCGCCCGCCTCGGCGCGTCCGTATACATGTGCGGGGTAACGGGGCAGGACGAAAACGGCACTAAACTGTTGAGCCTGCTTGACGCCAACAATATTGAAAAAAGCGGCGTCCTTTGCGGCAACGGACGCAAAACTACCGCCAAGCTGCGGGTGATTGCGGCCGGCCAGCAGATGCTGCGGCTGGATTTTGAGGAAACGCAGGATTTAGGCGCCGAGGAAGAAGCTAAGTTGCTTGGCTGGTTTGACCGCCTGCTGGCGGACGGCGTTGACGGCGTAATCATCTCCGATTACGCCAAGGGGCTGTGCACGCCGTCTTTTTGCCGCCAGGCCATAACGCGCGCGGCAAAGCGCAAAGTAGCGGTATTGGTCGATCCCAAGGGCTATAGCTGGGAAAAATACGCCGGCGCCGATTTTATAACGCCCAATGTCAAGGAATTGGGCGAGGCCACGGGCAAAAACCTTGAAAACTTGACCGAGGCGGTGAGCGCGGCGGCGGCAGAGGCGATAAATAAATATAAAGTGAAATCCGTCCTGGTTACCCGTTCGGAAAAGGGCATGACTTTTGTGGCGGCAAAGGAAAGTTTCACCGTGTCGGCGACGGCGCGCGAAGTATATGACGTGTCCGGCGCGGGCGACACGGCGGCGGCCGTGCTGCTCCTGGCCGCGGCGGGCGGGCTGACGGCTAAGCAGTCCGCTTTTTTGGCCAACGAAGCGGCGGGCGTCGTCGTGGGCAGGGCCGGCACGTACGCCATAAGCCGGGATGAACTTTTAGGCGCCCTGGCGTCGCAAAGATACAAAATGGAGGGCAGCCGCCCGCTCACCTGGGCGGAAGCGGAAAAAGCGGTCGATGCCTGGCGGCGCGCGGGCGAACGGATCGTGTTTACTAACGGCTGTTTTGACATACTGCACGCTGGGCATGTCGTTTATCTGGAAAAAGCCGCGCGGTTGGGCGAGCGGCTGGTTGTTGGCCTGAATTCCGATTCTTCGGTCAGGAAACTCAAAGGGAAGGCGCGCCCCCTCGTGGCGGAAAATGACCGGGCGCGCCTGCTCCTGGCCTTGTCTTGCGTAAGCGCGGTAGTCGTGTTCCCCGAAGATACGCCGGCTAAACTTTTGGAACGGCTGAGGCCGGACATACTGGCCAAGGGCGGCGATTACCGGCCGGAGGAATTGGCGGGGCGCGAATATGCCAAAGAAACGCGGATAATTGATTTTGAGGAAGGTTATTCTACCACCGGCTTGATCGAAAAAATCGCCGGCCTGGTCAGGGAGGGCAATTTGTGA
- the rfaD gene encoding ADP-glyceromanno-heptose 6-epimerase translates to MIIVTGGAGFIGSNLVRGLNDNGRGDILIVDNLSNAAKCRNLCGLDVMDLSDKEDFAADLKKGAFNYEDIDVIFHQGACSDTMAEDGRYVMRNNYEYGKQLLHFCLERRIPFIYASSASVYGDGKNGFRESKECEQALNAYALSKLFFDRYVERLLPRAHSQVVGLRYFNVFGPQENHKGKMASMLYKMYRQMRAGGALQLFAGTDGYGDGEQRRDFIYVADVVKINLFFWRAAKTSGIFNCGTGEANTFNALAKAVLKHFQSGRVEYVPFPEELSGKYQSHTRADTAKLLAAGYDEGFVPLERAAAEYCRLLDASDGYFR, encoded by the coding sequence GTGATAATAGTTACCGGCGGCGCGGGATTTATCGGCAGCAATTTAGTCCGCGGCCTGAACGACAACGGGCGAGGCGACATACTGATCGTGGACAATTTGTCCAATGCCGCCAAATGCCGCAACCTATGCGGGTTGGACGTCATGGATCTATCAGACAAGGAAGATTTTGCCGCCGACCTTAAAAAAGGCGCATTCAATTATGAAGACATAGACGTTATCTTTCATCAGGGCGCCTGTTCGGACACAATGGCGGAGGACGGCCGCTACGTGATGCGCAACAACTACGAATACGGCAAGCAGCTCCTGCATTTTTGCCTTGAGCGCAGGATACCTTTTATTTACGCCTCTTCCGCGTCTGTTTACGGCGACGGCAAAAACGGGTTCAGGGAAAGCAAAGAATGTGAGCAGGCGCTCAATGCTTACGCCCTGAGCAAGCTTTTTTTCGACCGCTACGTGGAGAGGCTGCTGCCCCGGGCCCACAGCCAGGTGGTCGGGCTCAGGTATTTTAACGTGTTCGGCCCGCAGGAGAACCACAAGGGCAAAATGGCGTCCATGCTTTACAAAATGTACCGGCAGATGCGCGCGGGCGGCGCGCTGCAACTGTTCGCCGGGACGGACGGATACGGCGACGGCGAGCAGCGCCGTGATTTCATCTATGTGGCGGACGTGGTCAAAATCAATCTTTTTTTCTGGCGCGCGGCCAAAACCAGCGGCATCTTCAATTGCGGCACAGGCGAGGCCAATACCTTCAACGCGCTGGCCAAGGCCGTGCTCAAGCATTTCCAAAGCGGGCGGGTGGAATACGTCCCTTTCCCGGAAGAGCTTTCCGGCAAGTACCAAAGCCATACCCGGGCCGATACCGCCAAGCTCCTGGCCGCCGGCTATGACGAAGGGTTTGTGCCGCTTGAGCGGGCGGCCGCCGAATACTGCCGCCTGCTTGACGCCTCGGACGGCTATTTCCGATGA
- a CDS encoding HAD family hydrolase, translating into MKPAVFFDRDGVLNVEKHFVYKREDFEWMPGAAEAVGLLNRLGYHVFVVTNQSGVARGFYRMEDVAALHGFMNGELAGCGAKIDSFYVCPHHPAFGPPCLCRKPRPGLLLAAIDEYAVDKERSFLIGDKDTDIEAAAGAGIKGYLFQAGNLCERVKTILRKQNREKT; encoded by the coding sequence ATGAAGCCGGCGGTTTTTTTCGACCGCGACGGCGTACTCAACGTTGAAAAACACTTTGTTTATAAACGGGAAGATTTTGAATGGATGCCCGGCGCGGCCGAGGCGGTCGGACTTTTGAACAGGCTCGGCTACCATGTTTTTGTGGTTACCAACCAAAGCGGCGTGGCGCGCGGCTTTTACCGCATGGAGGACGTGGCCGCGCTGCACGGTTTCATGAACGGGGAACTGGCCGGCTGCGGCGCGAAAATCGACTCTTTTTACGTTTGCCCGCACCATCCGGCTTTCGGCCCCCCCTGCTTGTGCCGCAAGCCCCGGCCCGGCCTGCTGCTGGCGGCCATTGACGAATACGCCGTGGACAAAGAAAGGTCGTTCCTGATCGGCGACAAGGATACCGACATCGAGGCGGCGGCCGGCGCCGGGATAAAAGGCTACCTTTTTCAGGCCGGCAACCTTTGCGAAAGGGTCAAAACCATATTGCGAAAACAAAACCGGGAAAAAACCTGA
- a CDS encoding glycosyltransferase family 9 protein → MKTYRNILVIKMSALGDIIHALPSLYALRRLYPGAGITWLVEPQFADILPGAPYIDEKFIFHKNALKKLPFWEKIAFLRRLRADLRRRRFDLAIDLQGLFKSSLVAVLSGCPNRIGYCEMREGSFLVTRPIYGKNSKGHVVQRYLDVIRSLGEIPEEVVFPLPDFSREAAKMRDLLAQAGAMGKLAVFFPAAGWSSKEWPPGHYARLAEKFAAQGVSVALAGGAADVGKAEKIKKMAAPLAIIDFTGRTTLIELLGLVKQASICVGGDTGPLHIAAAAGVPTVSLFGPSSGQRAGTYGPLNSYISAGAPCSPCFKRICPRREFVCMPRIGVGEVFAACEKGMV, encoded by the coding sequence ATGAAAACATACCGGAACATATTAGTGATAAAAATGAGCGCGCTCGGCGACATAATACACGCCCTGCCCTCGCTTTACGCCTTGCGCCGGCTTTATCCCGGCGCGGGGATCACTTGGCTGGTGGAGCCGCAGTTCGCCGATATCCTCCCGGGGGCGCCTTATATAGACGAAAAATTTATTTTTCACAAAAATGCGCTGAAAAAACTGCCGTTTTGGGAAAAAATCGCCTTTTTGCGGCGCTTGCGCGCGGATTTGCGCCGCCGCCGCTTTGACCTGGCAATTGATTTGCAAGGGCTGTTCAAAAGTTCCCTGGTCGCTGTTTTGAGCGGCTGCCCCAACCGCATAGGTTACTGCGAGATGCGCGAGGGGAGCTTTCTCGTAACCCGCCCCATATACGGAAAAAACAGCAAAGGCCACGTCGTCCAGCGTTATCTTGACGTTATACGCTCCTTGGGGGAGATACCGGAGGAAGTGGTGTTCCCCTTGCCGGACTTTAGCCGGGAAGCGGCTAAAATGCGCGATCTTTTGGCGCAAGCGGGCGCCATGGGCAAATTGGCCGTATTCTTCCCGGCCGCCGGCTGGTCCAGCAAAGAATGGCCGCCCGGGCACTACGCGCGCCTGGCGGAAAAATTCGCCGCCCAAGGCGTGTCCGTGGCGTTGGCCGGCGGCGCGGCCGACGTCGGCAAAGCCGAAAAGATAAAAAAAATGGCCGCGCCTTTGGCGATAATTGATTTCACGGGCCGGACCACCCTAATCGAACTGCTGGGCTTGGTCAAACAGGCATCCATCTGCGTGGGCGGCGACACCGGCCCTTTGCACATCGCGGCGGCGGCGGGCGTGCCGACCGTTTCCCTGTTCGGCCCGAGCAGCGGGCAAAGGGCGGGGACCTACGGCCCTTTGAATAGCTATATCAGCGCCGGCGCGCCTTGTTCGCCCTGCTTTAAAAGAATCTGCCCCCGCCGTGAATTTGTCTGCATGCCGCGCATCGGCGTTGGCGAAGTATTCGCGGCCTGCGAAAAAGGCATGGTTTGA
- a CDS encoding glycosyltransferase family 9 protein, translating to MKINEAGNIIVTFLMQLGDLALTTPFLHALRRAAPQAKISYLIDEKWLDVISENPDIDEALTVDRKGRDKSLPALWRRAAGLRRRPFDLLINLNPSERCSFLAAFSGAKYKTGAVHRLFSLFFDRPLRLDRSLHAADMYLDLLRRLGVPAPAGAGLKIIPPAAGEEAAAAFFAESGIADGEKLAGFNIGSASAAKRWLPERFAAVAEHLAAKGFKPVFFGSAAELPIAKEAAAHMKARPVMATGRLTVGALIAAIRRMDIFVTNDSGPMHIAASQKVPLLAIYGPSKPELYGPYKAGRAIVLRADPPCPGCRDRMKHQCPDMRCMKDITAERAAAAADELTGHPAKI from the coding sequence ATGAAAATAAACGAAGCTGGGAACATCATAGTTACCTTTTTAATGCAGTTAGGCGACCTGGCGCTGACCACGCCCTTTTTGCATGCCTTGCGCCGGGCGGCGCCCCAAGCGAAAATCTCCTATCTGATCGATGAAAAGTGGCTGGACGTAATAAGCGAAAATCCCGACATAGACGAAGCGCTGACCGTTGACCGCAAAGGGCGGGACAAAAGCCTGCCCGCCCTCTGGCGGCGCGCGGCCGGGCTGCGCCGCCGGCCGTTTGACCTTCTCATAAACCTCAACCCGAGCGAACGCTGTTCTTTCCTGGCGGCTTTCAGCGGGGCCAAATATAAAACGGGTGCCGTCCACCGCCTGTTCAGCCTGTTTTTTGACCGGCCGCTGCGGCTTGACCGCAGCCTCCACGCCGCCGACATGTACCTTGACCTTCTGCGGCGGCTGGGAGTCCCCGCGCCGGCCGGCGCGGGGCTGAAAATAATCCCGCCGGCGGCGGGGGAAGAGGCGGCGGCGGCTTTTTTCGCCGAGAGCGGCATAGCGGACGGGGAAAAACTCGCCGGCTTTAACATTGGCAGCGCTTCCGCCGCCAAACGCTGGCTGCCGGAAAGATTCGCCGCCGTAGCCGAACACCTGGCGGCTAAAGGCTTTAAGCCGGTTTTTTTCGGCAGCGCCGCCGAACTGCCCATAGCAAAAGAGGCCGCCGCCCACATGAAGGCGCGGCCGGTCATGGCGACCGGCCGCCTGACGGTCGGCGCTTTGATCGCCGCCATCAGGCGGATGGACATTTTCGTTACCAACGACAGCGGCCCCATGCACATAGCGGCCAGCCAAAAAGTGCCGCTGCTGGCCATATACGGCCCGTCCAAACCGGAACTTTACGGCCCTTACAAAGCGGGGCGCGCGATAGTGCTGCGGGCGGACCCGCCCTGCCCGGGCTGCCGGGACAGGATGAAACATCAATGCCCGGACATGCGCTGCATGAAGGACATAACGGCGGAGCGGGCGGCGGCCGCCGCCGACGAACTGACGGGCCATCCGGCAAAAATTTAG